The Austwickia sp. genome includes a region encoding these proteins:
- a CDS encoding PstS family phosphate ABC transporter substrate-binding protein, with amino-acid sequence MSRSSRTLAASLLLGSLLGAVAACGSPGSSGGTGGTSSASAAAGSASTGGTGGTGNTVGGSGGVTGTVETAGSSTVGPLTTSIGERFHAYTPAVTVTTKITSTGAGLAEFCKGQLDIANASRAMEQAETDACKAAGVEPHQILVANDGISVIVPAADRTVTCLTTAELKKLWEPDAAGRVTTWKQVRESLPATPLSLYGPDKDSGTLDFFTTAITGGEKKIRADYAGSEDDMATVRGVHDHPGGVGFLGLSYLRENPDLVKGVAVDGGKGCVSPTADTVLDGSYAPLSRPLYIYVNGKRLKERPQVKAFVEYYVQWARNVAIDSDVVPVTETQRLKAKEQLAEAVK; translated from the coding sequence ATGTCCCGCTCGTCCCGTACGCTCGCCGCCAGCCTGCTCCTCGGCTCGCTCCTCGGTGCCGTCGCCGCGTGCGGCTCCCCCGGTTCGTCCGGGGGAACGGGCGGTACGTCGTCCGCCAGCGCGGCCGCAGGGTCGGCGTCGACCGGCGGCACGGGCGGCACCGGCAACACGGTCGGCGGCTCGGGAGGCGTCACCGGCACCGTCGAGACCGCCGGGTCCTCCACGGTGGGGCCGCTGACCACGTCGATCGGGGAGCGGTTCCACGCCTACACCCCCGCCGTCACCGTGACGACGAAGATCACCAGCACCGGGGCCGGCCTGGCGGAGTTCTGCAAGGGTCAGCTCGACATCGCCAACGCCTCGCGGGCCATGGAGCAGGCCGAGACCGACGCGTGCAAGGCCGCCGGCGTCGAACCGCACCAGATCCTCGTGGCCAACGACGGCATCTCCGTGATCGTCCCGGCCGCCGACCGGACGGTGACGTGCCTGACCACGGCCGAGCTGAAGAAGCTCTGGGAGCCCGACGCGGCCGGCCGGGTGACGACCTGGAAGCAGGTCCGCGAGTCCCTGCCGGCGACCCCGTTGTCGCTGTACGGCCCCGACAAGGACTCCGGCACGCTCGACTTCTTCACCACCGCGATCACGGGCGGAGAGAAGAAAATCCGCGCCGACTACGCCGGCAGCGAGGACGACATGGCCACCGTCCGCGGGGTCCACGACCACCCGGGCGGGGTGGGCTTCCTCGGCTTGTCCTACCTACGCGAGAACCCCGACCTGGTCAAGGGCGTCGCCGTGGACGGCGGAAAGGGCTGCGTCAGCCCGACGGCGGACACGGTGCTCGACGGCAGCTACGCGCCGCTGAGCCGGCCGCTCTATATCTACGTCAACGGCAAGCGCCTCAAGGAGCGCCCCCAGGTCAAGGCGTTCGTCGAGTACTACGTCCAGTGGGCCCGCAACGTCGCCATCGACAGCGACGTCGTGCCGGTGACCGAGACGCAGCGCCTCAAGGCCAAGGAGCAGCTGGCCGAGGCGGTCAAGTAG
- a CDS encoding NUDIX domain-containing protein — MPGHRPYGDAVVGVVGVAVVDRLAAPTRLLAARRIGPGPLAGGWELPGGKVEPGEEWEHAAARELREELGTQVRLGAFVPGPAPGGLWPLGERHVMGVWLAEVAGGVPQSREDHDAVRWLSVAELEDVAWLPGDLPVVRAIAGLLSE, encoded by the coding sequence GTGCCGGGTCACCGACCGTATGGCGACGCGGTCGTCGGGGTCGTCGGCGTGGCCGTGGTGGACCGTTTGGCGGCGCCGACGCGACTCCTGGCCGCCCGCCGGATCGGTCCGGGGCCGTTGGCGGGCGGGTGGGAGCTGCCCGGGGGAAAGGTCGAGCCGGGCGAGGAGTGGGAGCACGCCGCCGCCCGCGAACTGCGCGAGGAACTGGGGACCCAGGTCCGACTGGGCGCGTTCGTGCCGGGGCCCGCGCCGGGCGGGCTGTGGCCGCTGGGCGAGCGGCACGTCATGGGCGTGTGGCTGGCCGAGGTCGCGGGCGGTGTCCCGCAGTCGCGCGAGGATCACGATGCGGTGCGCTGGCTCTCGGTCGCGGAGCTGGAGGACGTCGCGTGGTTGCCGGGCGACCTGCCCGTCGTGCGGGCGATCGCGGGCCTGTTGAGCGAATGA